From the genome of Leptodactylus fuscus isolate aLepFus1 chromosome 1, aLepFus1.hap2, whole genome shotgun sequence, one region includes:
- the CTSL gene encoding procathepsin L, with protein sequence MTLYIFAIGLCLTTVLAAPARDPLLDPHWEKFLSFYSKSYDARESGWRRLVWEKNLKAIEIHNLEYSMGRHTYRLGMNYFGDMTNEEFGQLMNGYKHKTDRKSGSTFMPPNNYEAPKSVDWRKEGYVTPVKDQGQCGSCWAFSATGALEGQHFRKTGKLVSISEQNLVDCSTPEGNQGCNGGFMDQAFQYVLDNHGIDSEESYPYVGKDQDCQYNPDNSVANDTGFMDIKSGSEKDLMKAVASVGPVSVAIDAGHQSFQFYQSGIYYEPDCSSENLDHGVLVVGYGFEGEDVDGKRYWIIKNSWSEKWGNEGYIYLAKDRKNHCGVATAASYPLV encoded by the exons ATGACTCTATACATATTTGCCATCGGCCTTTGTTTAACTACTGTTCTTGCGGCTCCTGCACGTGACCCATTGTTGGATCCACACTGGGAGAAGTTCCTAAGTTTCTACTCAAAATCCTATGATGCG AGGGAAAGTGGCTGGAGGCGCTTGGTATGGGAGAAAAATCTGAAAGCCATTGAAATTCACAACTTGGAATATTCAATGGGGAGGCACACTTACAGGCTTGGCATGAACTACTTCGGTGATATG ACTAATGAAGAGTTTGGACAATTAATGAACGGCTACAAACACAAGACCGATAGGAAGAGTGGGTCAACCTTCATGCCTCCAAACAACTATGAAGCCCCTAAGAGTGTTGATTGGCGTAAAGAAGGATATGTAACCCCTGTTAAAGATCAG GGCCAGTGTGGATCATGCTGGGCTTTTAGTGCCACTGGAGCTCTGGAAGGACAACACTTCAGAAAGACTGGAAAACTAGTGTCCATAAGTGAGCAGAACCTTGTTGACTGCTCTACACCAGAAGGCAATCAAGGTTGCAATGGAGGCTTCATGGATCAAGCCTTTCAATATGTTTTGGACAACCATGGCATTGATTCTGAAGAGTCTTACCCATATGTTGGCAAG GACCAGGACTGTCAGTACAATCCTGATAACAGTGTTGCAAATGACACCGGTTTCATGGATATAAAGTCCGGAAGTGAGAAGGATCTGATGAAAGCTGTAGCCTCAGTTGGTCCTGTGTCTGTGGCCATTGATGCTGGGCATCAATCATTTCAGTTTTATCAGAGTG GTATATACTATGAGCCTGACTGCAGCAGTGAAAACCTGGATCATGGTGTCCTTGTTGTTGGCTATGGATTTGAAGGAGAAGATGTTGATGGGAAGAGATACTGGATAATTAAAAACAG ctgGAGTGAGAAATGGGGAAACGAAGGTTACATCTACCTTGCCAAAGACAGGAAAAATCACTGCGGTGTTGCCACAGCTGCTAGCTATCCTCTAGTTTAG